Proteins co-encoded in one Spirosoma endbachense genomic window:
- the modA gene encoding molybdate ABC transporter substrate-binding protein, whose amino-acid sequence MKKLLLILFLWPVCLVAQPLRVAVAANAQFVMEQLRTAFQKKTGIPVESIVSSSGKLTTQIQQGAPYDVFLSADMSYPETLHKEGLTQDAPIVYAYGTLVLWTMGNLPLSTDLKVLTNPAVRHIALANPAKAPYGEAAEGLLKYARLLDQVKAKIVYGESIAQVNQYVLTGSAEIGFTAKSVVLDSTLKQRGHWIELPAKGYSPIAQGVVVIKRTTQAKAAQQFVEFLRSPAARRILQRFGYRLP is encoded by the coding sequence ATGAAAAAACTCCTGCTTATTCTGTTCCTTTGGCCTGTCTGCCTAGTTGCACAACCGCTCCGGGTAGCTGTAGCCGCCAATGCGCAGTTTGTGATGGAGCAACTACGAACTGCTTTTCAGAAAAAGACGGGTATTCCTGTGGAGTCAATCGTCAGTTCGTCGGGTAAACTGACGACCCAGATTCAGCAGGGTGCTCCGTACGACGTGTTTTTATCCGCCGATATGTCGTATCCCGAAACGCTGCATAAGGAAGGACTGACTCAGGATGCTCCCATCGTGTATGCCTACGGAACACTCGTACTCTGGACAATGGGCAATCTACCGCTTTCCACCGACCTGAAAGTACTGACCAATCCGGCAGTTCGGCACATTGCGCTGGCAAATCCGGCCAAAGCACCTTATGGTGAAGCCGCTGAAGGATTACTAAAATACGCCAGATTGCTGGATCAGGTAAAGGCAAAGATTGTATACGGCGAAAGCATTGCCCAGGTCAACCAGTATGTATTGACTGGCTCGGCAGAAATCGGGTTTACCGCCAAATCGGTTGTCCTGGATTCTACGCTGAAGCAGCGGGGACACTGGATCGAATTGCCAGCCAAAGGTTATTCACCCATTGCCCAGGGCGTTGTGGTGATCAAACGAACAACGCAGGCAAAAGCGGCTCAGCAATTTGTCGAATTTTTGCGTAGCCCGGCCGCCCGGCGTATTTTGCAGCGTTTTGGCTATCGCCTGCCTTAA
- the modB gene encoding molybdate ABC transporter permease subunit, whose product MPIDWEPIWLTLRLASITTFILLLIGVPLAGWLALSRFRLKPVVETLISLPLVLPPSVVGFYLLLAFSPTGWLGAWLLRVVNLQLVFSFEGLVLASLLYSLPFMVHPIQAGLENLPTSWREAAYTLGQSPVRTLWRVLLPNCRPALLTGIVLSFAHTIGEFGLVLMIGGNLPGQTRVASIAIYDEVELLHFESAHAYAALLLGLSFLILLLVYGINKRVTV is encoded by the coding sequence ATGCCCATCGATTGGGAACCCATCTGGCTTACCTTACGCCTGGCCAGTATTACAACATTCATTTTACTGCTTATTGGTGTTCCCCTGGCAGGATGGCTTGCCCTGAGCCGGTTTCGGCTCAAACCTGTAGTCGAAACGCTGATTAGTTTACCCTTAGTACTTCCTCCTTCGGTCGTCGGTTTTTACCTACTCCTGGCTTTTAGTCCAACGGGCTGGCTGGGAGCATGGCTCCTGCGTGTGGTTAATCTTCAGCTGGTCTTTTCGTTTGAAGGGCTGGTGTTAGCATCATTGCTATATAGTCTGCCTTTTATGGTCCATCCTATTCAGGCTGGACTGGAAAATCTGCCGACATCCTGGCGCGAAGCAGCCTACACCTTAGGTCAGTCGCCAGTCAGAACCCTCTGGCGTGTACTATTACCCAATTGCAGACCGGCTCTGTTGACCGGTATTGTTTTATCATTTGCGCACACAATCGGCGAATTTGGGCTGGTTTTGATGATCGGGGGAAACCTGCCAGGGCAAACGCGCGTAGCTTCCATTGCTATTTACGATGAAGTAGAGCTTCTTCATTTCGAGTCTGCACACGCCTATGCCGCTCTGTTATTAGGCTTGTCTTTTCTGATTTTATTACTGGTATATGGCATCAACAAACGGGTGACGGTATGA
- a CDS encoding ATP-binding cassette domain-containing protein has translation MIQLDITMPRLFAEGVTELQVQLELATGSLTALVGPSGSGKTTLLRVLAGLEKPRLGRIAVQGAVWLDIAQGINQPPQKRSIGYVFQDTALFPNMTVRENIQFAAPPDQRNLVDSLIQETGLERFINQKPVALSGGQQQRVALARALVRRPTVLLLDEPFAALDPEASQQLRQLLLNLHQSWGTTTLLVSHHETDVDVLADRIIRLVQGSIQSDRAGTKTLNLNTTQPERIQRIYFDETNQEWVIKTATILLRSANPAWGQLQVNDVIRISPS, from the coding sequence ATGATTCAACTGGATATTACCATGCCGCGCCTGTTTGCCGAAGGAGTTACTGAACTTCAAGTCCAGCTAGAACTGGCCACGGGTAGCCTGACAGCTTTAGTCGGTCCTTCGGGATCAGGTAAAACAACCTTGCTTCGGGTTTTGGCCGGACTGGAAAAACCTCGACTTGGTCGTATCGCTGTGCAGGGAGCCGTGTGGCTCGATATCGCTCAGGGGATCAATCAACCTCCGCAAAAACGGTCGATTGGCTACGTTTTTCAGGACACAGCCCTGTTTCCGAACATGACCGTACGCGAAAATATCCAGTTTGCGGCCCCTCCCGATCAACGCAACCTAGTTGATTCATTAATTCAGGAAACGGGGCTCGAGCGCTTTATTAACCAAAAACCGGTGGCATTATCGGGTGGTCAGCAACAACGGGTTGCCCTGGCTCGTGCTCTGGTTCGACGGCCAACGGTATTATTGCTGGATGAACCTTTTGCCGCTCTTGACCCAGAGGCCAGTCAGCAACTTCGGCAGTTATTGCTAAACCTTCATCAGAGTTGGGGCACAACAACGTTATTGGTTAGCCATCACGAAACCGATGTTGATGTTCTGGCCGATCGGATCATTCGGCTTGTGCAGGGTTCGATTCAGAGCGATCGGGCAGGAACGAAAACGCTGAACCTGAACACCACTCAACCCGAACGAATCCAGCGTATTTATTTTGATGAAACCAATCAGGAGTGGGTTATTAAAACCGCTACCATTCTGTTACGGTCAGCCAATCCTGCCTGGGGCCAACTTCAGGTCAATGATGTTATTCGTATATCGCCGTCCTGA
- a CDS encoding sulfatase-like hydrolase/transferase has product MQPSKPVPSKSPLPDRPNLLFIITDQDRGLMHFPPGWEEQNLTAMPRLRKHGITFTQAFCSTCMCSPSRATLFTGLYPSEHNVILTLTQDMTYSDQEPTLSTSAPNLSYMLTESGYKVSYIGKWHLSKGADGRFDSMTSEDLLAYGYSGWIPPDAGEDVAPEHFGGGLANHDLDYVSQALDFLYQVQRGNNAEPFALFLSLVNPHDVLAFPKDWKNDYSPEYLKGDIELPATVNEDLSQKPTVQQMLVPYLADGLGPLPTDEMKRQYLNFYGNLIAHADTQINTVLDVLYQVFDTVTGRSLADNTLIIRTADHGEMGLTHNGMRQKIFNAYEETMSIPLVISNPVLFPKPEVSNQLFSLVDMMPTVDGLLKLGNPLNYTFRGNDLSPVIRNPKTTEVVQESILFTFDDFRAGNGNSINPLPAANRIRCIREKRWKYAYYFYIAPPEQVPPQSYPREYEMYDLANDPLETSNLANENNALYNDPAIAAERERLHRKLLALEKEKMGEVLTVS; this is encoded by the coding sequence ATGCAACCCAGCAAACCAGTTCCATCCAAAAGTCCTCTGCCTGACCGGCCCAATCTGTTGTTTATCATTACGGATCAGGATCGGGGATTAATGCACTTTCCACCCGGATGGGAAGAGCAGAATCTAACCGCAATGCCCCGGCTTCGTAAACATGGCATTACCTTCACGCAGGCTTTTTGCAGTACCTGTATGTGTTCACCCAGCCGCGCGACACTGTTCACGGGGCTGTATCCTTCCGAACACAATGTGATTCTGACCCTCACCCAGGATATGACCTATTCTGATCAGGAGCCAACCCTTTCGACCAGTGCCCCGAATCTGTCGTATATGCTTACTGAGAGCGGCTATAAGGTTAGCTATATCGGTAAGTGGCATTTATCGAAGGGGGCCGATGGTCGATTTGACAGCATGACCAGCGAAGACCTGCTGGCCTATGGGTATTCGGGCTGGATTCCGCCCGATGCGGGTGAAGATGTAGCACCCGAGCATTTCGGAGGTGGACTGGCGAACCATGACCTCGACTACGTCAGTCAGGCTCTCGATTTTTTGTATCAGGTACAGCGGGGAAACAACGCTGAACCCTTTGCTCTGTTTCTGTCACTCGTAAACCCGCACGACGTACTGGCTTTCCCAAAAGACTGGAAGAATGATTATTCGCCTGAGTACCTGAAAGGTGATATTGAGTTGCCTGCTACGGTAAACGAAGACCTGAGTCAGAAACCAACAGTCCAGCAAATGCTGGTTCCGTATCTGGCGGATGGACTTGGGCCTCTCCCTACCGACGAAATGAAGCGGCAGTATCTGAATTTTTATGGCAACCTCATTGCCCATGCCGACACGCAGATCAATACCGTGCTGGATGTGCTCTATCAGGTCTTCGACACCGTAACCGGGCGGTCTCTGGCCGACAATACGCTGATCATTCGTACGGCCGATCATGGCGAAATGGGGCTGACTCATAATGGAATGCGCCAGAAAATATTCAATGCCTACGAAGAAACCATGAGTATTCCGCTGGTCATTTCGAATCCCGTTCTCTTTCCAAAGCCCGAGGTAAGTAATCAGCTATTTAGCCTTGTCGATATGATGCCTACCGTCGATGGGCTTCTTAAACTCGGCAACCCCCTTAATTATACGTTTCGGGGCAATGATCTCTCTCCGGTCATCCGAAATCCGAAGACGACGGAGGTAGTTCAGGAATCGATTCTGTTTACATTCGATGATTTTCGGGCTGGCAACGGCAACAGTATCAATCCATTACCCGCAGCCAACCGCATTCGGTGCATCCGTGAGAAACGCTGGAAATATGCTTACTATTTTTACATAGCTCCACCAGAGCAGGTTCCGCCCCAGAGTTATCCAAGAGAGTACGAAATGTATGACCTGGCAAACGATCCGCTGGAAACCAGTAACTTAGCAAACGAGAATAACGCGTTGTATAACGATCCGGCCATTGCGGCCGAACGGGAAAGGCTCCACCGGAAACTATTGGCATTGGAAAAAGAGAAAATGGGAGAGGTTCTCACCGTCTCTTAA
- a CDS encoding S9 family peptidase, with translation MKRQLVPRLLLTVSLSVAAFVVLAGPAPKRAAPRNYTIEQFMKTIRFGGADISPDEQTVLFSSNQDGVFNLYEIPFNGGGQPKQLTFSKTDAIFVIGYLTDGRILYSSDQGGNELNHIYLRERDGAVSDLTPGEKAKFQFGGLSHDRKSFFYQSNQRNKAAFDVFEMDLTTMKPRLIFENPGGFFPGDVSPDKRSIALSRPYTSTNGDVYLYDIQTKENKLLTKHEGEVNNGPEGFSPDSKKLLISTDEGNEFAYVKAYDLSTGQSMVLDKANWDIAGDYLSYKGRYRVLSVNNDARTELKIIDTRTNQPIKLPPMPGGDVTGVNIADSEGRMIFFVNSSNSPSTLFSYDIKSGKAAPLVRGLNPEINADDLVSGEVVRFKSFDGMEVPALLYKPKDVKPGTKLPAILQIHGGPGGQTRLTYSPLTQYLVNSGYVVLAVNNRGSSGYGKTFFAADDRKHGDADLKDCVESKKFLTQTGYVDPVKIGIMGGSYGGYMTLAGLAFTPEEFAVGVDIFGVANWLRTLNSMPEWWGPQREAMFKEIGNPKTDSVALYNKSPLFHTERIKKPLIVIQGANDPRVLKIESDEIVANVKKNGVPVEYVTFPDEGHGFVKKENEITAYKAVKEFLDKYLKGPGQ, from the coding sequence ATGAAAAGACAGTTAGTACCGCGACTGCTTCTGACAGTAAGTCTCTCCGTAGCGGCATTTGTCGTTCTAGCGGGCCCTGCGCCGAAGCGGGCTGCTCCCCGTAACTATACCATTGAGCAGTTCATGAAAACGATCCGTTTTGGTGGCGCCGACATATCGCCCGATGAGCAGACCGTATTGTTCAGCAGCAATCAGGATGGCGTCTTCAACCTCTATGAAATTCCGTTCAATGGGGGTGGCCAGCCTAAACAACTGACCTTCTCAAAAACCGATGCCATCTTCGTGATCGGTTACCTGACCGATGGCCGAATCCTGTATAGCAGTGATCAGGGCGGCAATGAACTGAATCATATTTACCTGCGCGAGCGAGATGGAGCAGTATCGGATCTGACCCCCGGCGAGAAAGCCAAATTTCAGTTTGGGGGCCTAAGTCATGATCGGAAGAGCTTTTTCTATCAGTCAAATCAACGCAATAAGGCCGCTTTTGATGTGTTTGAGATGGATTTGACGACGATGAAGCCCAGGCTGATTTTCGAAAATCCCGGTGGCTTTTTCCCTGGCGATGTGTCGCCCGATAAGCGTTCCATTGCTTTGTCCAGGCCTTATACATCCACGAACGGTGATGTGTATTTGTACGACATACAAACGAAAGAAAACAAACTGCTGACCAAACATGAAGGGGAAGTAAATAACGGCCCTGAAGGGTTCTCGCCCGACAGTAAAAAACTGCTCATCTCGACCGATGAAGGGAATGAGTTTGCCTACGTAAAAGCCTACGATCTGTCAACGGGCCAGAGTATGGTTCTGGATAAAGCAAACTGGGATATTGCCGGGGATTACCTGTCCTACAAAGGCCGTTACCGGGTATTGTCGGTCAATAATGATGCCCGTACCGAACTCAAAATTATTGATACCCGCACCAATCAGCCCATAAAACTGCCCCCGATGCCTGGTGGTGACGTTACGGGTGTAAATATTGCTGACAGTGAAGGCCGAATGATTTTCTTCGTCAATAGCTCAAACTCACCCTCTACGTTGTTTTCCTATGATATAAAATCGGGTAAGGCCGCTCCTTTAGTACGAGGACTGAACCCCGAAATCAATGCAGACGATCTGGTGTCGGGTGAGGTAGTTCGTTTTAAATCGTTTGATGGGATGGAAGTGCCCGCTCTGCTCTACAAACCCAAAGATGTGAAACCGGGTACAAAGCTTCCGGCTATTTTACAGATTCATGGTGGACCCGGCGGGCAGACGCGACTGACCTATTCGCCCCTGACGCAGTATCTGGTCAATAGTGGTTATGTGGTACTGGCTGTCAATAACCGGGGGAGTTCAGGCTATGGAAAAACGTTCTTTGCGGCCGATGATCGTAAACATGGCGATGCTGATCTTAAAGACTGTGTAGAATCGAAGAAGTTTTTGACACAGACGGGCTACGTCGATCCGGTAAAAATTGGTATCATGGGCGGCTCGTATGGCGGCTACATGACACTGGCAGGCCTTGCCTTCACGCCCGAAGAGTTTGCGGTAGGGGTTGATATTTTTGGGGTAGCTAACTGGCTTCGTACGCTCAATAGTATGCCCGAGTGGTGGGGGCCGCAACGGGAAGCGATGTTCAAAGAGATCGGAAATCCTAAAACCGATTCGGTGGCCTTGTACAATAAATCACCCCTGTTCCATACGGAGCGCATTAAAAAACCACTCATTGTTATTCAGGGTGCTAACGATCCACGCGTATTGAAGATCGAATCAGATGAAATTGTGGCAAACGTGAAGAAAAACGGTGTTCCGGTTGAATACGTTACTTTCCCCGATGAAGGGCACGGCTTTGTCAAAAAAGAGAATGAAATCACGGCCTACAAAGCGGTAAAGGAATTTCTGGATAAATACCTGAAGGGGCCGGGACAGTAA
- a CDS encoding DUF2490 domain-containing protein — protein sequence MNRIRFASLLTVSLLSIISQCSFAQTSLTPATPWGSWLIGTLQLPGGEKKWGGFAEVQARSNGVMRQFFYYELKGGVSYDIDRNFTLTVAGGHYATYDYQALADGPLNSEKRLWEQLIINQYLSRVKFEHRYRIEQRWFTYRDGSHPFRNRIRYRLNTFIPLNNRTITDKTAFLSVYDEVFLNPVGPTFERNRFYAGAGYQLDKNWIIQIGWVNQTNYSPATFERGVFTPQAASGKNNIVLGLTYRISRRSGNQEKLPSQPD from the coding sequence GTGAACCGCATTCGTTTTGCTTCCCTCCTGACAGTCAGTCTCCTTTCGATTATTTCACAATGTAGTTTTGCCCAAACATCGCTAACACCTGCCACACCCTGGGGCTCCTGGCTGATTGGCACACTTCAACTTCCGGGTGGTGAGAAAAAATGGGGAGGATTTGCTGAAGTTCAGGCCCGGAGTAATGGAGTGATGCGGCAATTCTTTTATTACGAACTGAAAGGTGGGGTCAGTTATGACATCGACCGTAATTTTACGCTGACGGTCGCGGGCGGGCATTATGCAACCTATGATTATCAGGCCTTAGCCGACGGCCCACTTAATTCCGAAAAGCGTCTTTGGGAACAGCTTATCATCAATCAATACCTGTCCCGTGTGAAATTCGAGCATCGGTATCGCATTGAGCAACGCTGGTTCACCTATCGGGATGGCTCCCATCCGTTCCGCAACCGTATCCGTTATCGGCTCAATACGTTCATACCACTCAATAATCGGACAATTACGGACAAAACTGCTTTTTTGTCAGTCTACGACGAAGTTTTCCTCAATCCTGTCGGACCGACCTTCGAACGCAACCGCTTCTATGCCGGGGCGGGTTATCAGTTAGACAAGAACTGGATTATACAGATTGGCTGGGTAAATCAGACTAACTACAGCCCGGCAACGTTTGAACGTGGTGTATTTACACCCCAGGCCGCATCTGGGAAAAATAATATAGTGCTGGGGTTAACCTATCGAATCTCACGCCGGAGTGGCAATCAGGAGAAATTGCCCTCTCAACCCGACTGA
- a CDS encoding T9SS type A sorting domain-containing protein — translation MKRVFVAHWLLTLWLFPFLTNAQIQLSFPVSRAVFQRNQSNEATIRINGFYTKAVTRIDARVQARDGQGISTDWVTIQNNPSGGIYSGDLTAKGGWYNLEVRGMNGDQQVGSTTVERVGIGEVFVVAGQSNAQGMYDDMPSASDDRINCVNYFDASESQNDPSPDVLTKFSHVNQGGRITPRGLGSWSWGKLGDMLAQRLNVPILFFNAGYLGTAAKNWRESAEKGRSESIYQQGTFYADGQPYANLRISLQFYTNMLGVRAVLWQQGEAENFDNTSSSSYINNLQYVINRSRQDAGKNVAWVVARVSYSGDSRGTRPEIISAQNQIIASVPNVYPGPATDGIQIPRQRPPRTAATYDDVHFDVNALPEVASAWNSSLNDAFFSTAQPQAPVLSPTVTVSCAGTNQLAIAVNGSFSSISWNTGEAGQTITKGAGQYRAKVKDAAGNVLFTPVIQVAAAPSIQLSGPTTFCAGNSVNLKTDYDNNIQWNNNATTQQLTVNTSGDYSVQYKDVSGCNFVSNTVSVKVNPLPVAPTVTAQRSTTFCQGGSTTLSANENAGYAYKWSSGQSNRVIDVQTAGAYTVAVTDQNGCTSPQSQSLAVVVNPLPPTPVVTTDRNPTFCADQQITLTSSENTAYQWTNGQTSRAITLNQSGIYTVRTLNNFNCLSAPSNAVTVKVNPLPTPPTIRANGQTVFCEGGQVALTATSNLKPFWTTGDSVQTIQVKQSGSYSARVRDANGCLSPLASALTVDVKPVPSIPTVAQVGTYTLEAMGSVHGGYYRWYLNTDTLTAETEVIKVNRSGSYAAQAFITYSPTLTCFSDPSGRLSFVVDDSNQGLSIYPNPSPTKTITVETQENLANAVVRIFTVSGREVESFVVPTLNERKTIDLHSLAPGLYIMQVNAPNFSVAKRFLIGMGN, via the coding sequence ATGAAACGAGTATTTGTTGCGCATTGGTTATTAACGTTATGGCTCTTCCCCTTCCTGACAAACGCCCAGATTCAACTATCTTTCCCGGTTAGCCGAGCCGTTTTTCAGCGGAACCAAAGCAACGAAGCGACTATTCGAATTAATGGATTTTATACAAAAGCCGTAACCCGGATCGATGCCCGAGTACAGGCACGGGATGGCCAGGGAATTTCGACCGACTGGGTAACGATACAAAACAACCCATCTGGCGGTATCTATTCGGGGGATTTAACCGCAAAAGGTGGCTGGTATAACCTTGAGGTACGGGGCATGAACGGCGATCAGCAGGTAGGAAGCACAACCGTCGAGCGGGTAGGTATTGGCGAAGTGTTTGTTGTGGCTGGTCAGTCAAATGCCCAGGGTATGTATGATGATATGCCCAGTGCCAGTGATGATCGCATTAACTGCGTGAATTACTTCGATGCCTCTGAATCGCAGAATGATCCATCACCCGATGTATTGACTAAGTTTTCGCATGTTAATCAGGGAGGTCGAATTACGCCGAGGGGACTTGGTAGCTGGAGCTGGGGGAAACTTGGCGACATGCTGGCCCAGCGTTTAAACGTACCTATTTTGTTTTTCAACGCCGGTTATTTAGGAACAGCAGCTAAAAACTGGCGGGAAAGTGCAGAAAAAGGTCGTTCGGAGAGTATTTATCAACAGGGGACTTTTTACGCCGACGGCCAGCCCTATGCCAACCTGCGTATTTCCCTGCAGTTCTATACCAACATGCTGGGCGTACGGGCTGTATTATGGCAACAGGGCGAAGCCGAAAACTTCGACAATACCTCCTCAAGCAGCTACATCAATAATCTACAATACGTAATCAACCGTAGCCGCCAGGATGCGGGCAAAAACGTCGCCTGGGTGGTTGCTCGTGTTTCATATTCTGGCGATTCCAGAGGGACAAGGCCCGAGATCATTTCGGCTCAAAATCAGATTATTGCTTCAGTTCCGAATGTATACCCAGGACCGGCAACCGACGGCATTCAAATTCCCAGACAGCGTCCTCCCCGTACAGCGGCAACGTATGATGATGTCCATTTTGATGTAAATGCACTTCCCGAAGTAGCCAGCGCTTGGAATAGCAGTCTTAATGACGCCTTTTTTTCGACGGCACAGCCACAGGCACCGGTTCTGTCTCCCACTGTCACTGTTTCCTGCGCAGGTACCAATCAGTTAGCCATTGCCGTGAACGGATCTTTCTCATCCATAAGCTGGAACACAGGCGAAGCAGGGCAGACAATTACGAAAGGAGCCGGTCAGTATCGGGCTAAAGTCAAAGATGCAGCCGGAAATGTACTGTTTACGCCGGTTATACAGGTGGCAGCGGCTCCGTCCATTCAACTATCGGGCCCGACAACGTTTTGTGCAGGGAATAGCGTTAATCTAAAGACTGATTATGACAACAATATCCAGTGGAATAACAATGCTACGACTCAACAGCTGACCGTCAATACGTCCGGCGATTATTCGGTCCAATACAAGGATGTGAGCGGTTGCAATTTCGTTTCAAACACCGTTTCGGTCAAGGTTAATCCGTTGCCAGTAGCGCCGACCGTTACGGCACAAAGATCAACCACATTTTGCCAGGGAGGAAGTACCACACTGAGTGCGAATGAGAATGCTGGCTACGCCTACAAATGGAGTTCAGGCCAGTCGAATCGGGTCATTGATGTGCAAACGGCCGGTGCGTATACAGTGGCCGTAACTGATCAGAATGGTTGTACATCGCCCCAATCGCAATCGCTGGCGGTGGTTGTCAATCCGTTACCGCCTACCCCTGTCGTAACCACCGATCGAAATCCCACCTTCTGTGCCGACCAGCAGATAACGCTTACATCGAGCGAAAACACGGCCTATCAATGGACCAATGGCCAGACATCGCGGGCCATTACGCTCAACCAGTCAGGTATTTACACCGTACGAACGCTCAACAACTTCAACTGTTTATCGGCACCCTCCAATGCGGTTACCGTTAAAGTAAATCCGCTGCCAACGCCACCAACAATCAGAGCTAACGGTCAAACCGTTTTTTGCGAAGGTGGCCAGGTAGCCCTAACAGCCACCAGTAATCTGAAACCGTTCTGGACCACTGGCGATTCTGTTCAAACGATTCAGGTCAAACAATCGGGCTCTTACTCAGCCCGTGTACGCGACGCAAACGGATGTTTATCGCCCCTGGCTTCCGCCCTAACGGTCGATGTAAAACCGGTACCGAGCATTCCAACAGTAGCTCAGGTTGGTACGTATACCCTCGAAGCGATGGGATCTGTTCATGGGGGTTACTACCGCTGGTATCTAAATACAGATACCCTCACGGCTGAAACGGAAGTTATTAAAGTCAATCGCTCAGGGTCGTACGCAGCACAGGCATTTATTACGTATAGCCCAACATTGACCTGTTTTTCGGACCCTTCAGGCCGATTAAGCTTTGTTGTCGATGACTCCAATCAGGGATTAAGCATCTATCCGAATCCTAGCCCAACGAAAACCATTACCGTAGAAACGCAGGAAAATCTGGCGAATGCGGTTGTACGTATCTTCACCGTGTCGGGTCGTGAGGTGGAGTCCTTTGTTGTTCCAACGCTTAATGAACGAAAAACAATCGATCTGCATTCACTGGCTCCCGGCCTGTATATCATGCAGGTCAATGCGCCAAATTTTTCAGTTGCGAAACGGTTTCTGATCGGTATGGGCAACTAA